The DNA region TTTATCGCTCGCTCTATTTTGCTGAACGCAGGCTGCTGACGAAAGATCCGCAGCACCTTTGCCATGTTGGCTGTGGGCCAATGCCAGCGTCTATCCTGATGTGGATGAAATACACCGCGGCTAATATAACGGCGATAGATTTTGACGGGCAAGCAATTGCCTGCGCAAAGGTAGTATTTGAACAGTGGCGTCATACCAAAAATATTCCGGCTGATCGTGCGAATTTTCTTACCCTGCCTGGGGAAGAGGTGGACTACCGTAATATGGATGTGATTGTGATTTCTGCTTCCATCCTTAATAAGGAAAACGTTTATGCCGCGATTCTGGCCACTGCTAACCGCGAGGTTACGGTCATTGAACGCACCCCTAATTTCCTTTATAACCAGGCTTTCACAACACCTGCAGGGTTCGAAGCATTTCGTCTCGGAGGGGAGGCGCGCGATAACGTTAATCTTCAATCCTATCAATTCACACCACTTTCGGGAGTTACCCATGGAAAATGATGTGCTTGACCGCTACGACCTTGACAATAATACACTGTTCATTCGCGAGGAAAACATTTTGCAGTTGGCGCACAGCCTTCACTATTTGCAAAATGTATGGTTTACACTTAGCGGCGAGGTGCTATCTCTGACAGAGATGGACAGACGCGTTGCGATCGCCAGCGAAGCGCTGCGCCAACAGGAGCGTGTGGCGCGAATTGCGTCAACGTGGAAGTCACTTCAGAACGTGATCCAGCTGGACGTCATTCAGCGCTTTATGCTGCTAATAATGCAAAGCGAGCCACATGTTGCCGACACATCATATAGCTGTGAAGCGGATAGGCTGCAGCATGAATTGACCACCGTACTTTTGCTTCCCTGGCTTATAGAACTGGCCCGCAACCCGCAGAAAATATGTTTGCTGCCCACGCTTAGTAGCTGTCAGGCTTACAGTCGCTGGTTCAGCAGCACACTCAGCGAATACCAGCCACAGGAGAACGATATCAGCTATATGATGTCACTGCTGCTGGGGGGGTTTGGCATCGTTGCACCAACAACAGCAACGGTACGATTTATTGCAAGCACAAAAAATAGCCTGAATTATGCGTTGATTGGCGCACTTTGCGCCGCTGGTCCTGCTCATCTGGGCGCCTGCCAGCGTGTCACGACGTTGCTAAGCTCTCTAGGCGATACACTGGAGCAAAGTGTGAGTGCAGCCGCTGAGGTTTACTGTGCCAACCGTCCTTGGCCGGGATTTGGGCATCCGGTGATGCCGCGCGATACTCGCGTCGATGCGTTCTTCGAACACTACACGCATGGATTTGGCAAGTATCAGGCTTTGTCAGAGCATATCAGTGCACAGAGCGGCGTTAACCCAAATGTAGATTACCTGATAGGTAGTGCCTGCAGTCGGTGGCACGTAGCTCCTGAGGTTGCAGTGCTGGTCTTCTTCGTTTGTCGAGTACCGATATTGCTGGGGCACTACCGTTTGCGTTATCACACGCACTCGTTTGGTATGAGTTCCAGTGAATTACGCGACAAGTACAAAGCGCTGCCAAAACACTGGCTATAAGGGACGATATGGAAAACAAGTTCCTAACAATATGTTCACCGCTTGATTCAGCAGCTACCGCGAGCGCAAAGCTAACGCACTGGAAAGGCTATAAAAACCA from Pantoea deleyi includes:
- a CDS encoding citrate/2-methylcitrate synthase, giving the protein MENDVLDRYDLDNNTLFIREENILQLAHSLHYLQNVWFTLSGEVLSLTEMDRRVAIASEALRQQERVARIASTWKSLQNVIQLDVIQRFMLLIMQSEPHVADTSYSCEADRLQHELTTVLLLPWLIELARNPQKICLLPTLSSCQAYSRWFSSTLSEYQPQENDISYMMSLLLGGFGIVAPTTATVRFIASTKNSLNYALIGALCAAGPAHLGACQRVTTLLSSLGDTLEQSVSAAAEVYCANRPWPGFGHPVMPRDTRVDAFFEHYTHGFGKYQALSEHISAQSGVNPNVDYLIGSACSRWHVAPEVAVLVFFVCRVPILLGHYRLRYHTHSFGMSSSELRDKYKALPKHWL